A portion of the Lolium rigidum isolate FL_2022 chromosome 1, APGP_CSIRO_Lrig_0.1, whole genome shotgun sequence genome contains these proteins:
- the LOC124650221 gene encoding desmethyl-deoxy-podophyllotoxin synthase-like translates to MVYQYNRLRLPPGPWQLPFIGSLHHLAGQLPHRALRELAQRHGPVMLLRLGEVPTLVLSSPEAAREVMKIQDLAFATRPLTPTMSVVTCSGRDIIFAPYGEYWRHLRKIAVTELLVARRVASFRAIREEEVAAMLREVGSAAAAGCQVDMRARLSTVVSDITFRAVMGDRCKQRELFLRELDNLVGLATGFNPVDLWPSSWLVRRFSGTLRRAEENENHALVYGIIRGVIQDHLDRNKQGEEDEDMLDVLLKIHKDGEIDMVAVEAVIFDLFAAGSETSATTLEWAMAELVKNPRVMKKVTAEVRRAFKAGGMVIEDRLGEVPYLHLVIRETLRMHGPAPLLLPRECREPCKVMGFDVPKGTQVIVNAWALGHDERCWPDGTEEFRPERFQAGADAAAVDFRGTDFELLPFGAGRRMCPGMAFGLASVELPLASLLLHFDWEAPDLAGFDMTEAFGVTARRKADLLLRPSLRVPVPSP, encoded by the exons ATGGTATATCAGTACAATAGGTTGCGGCTGCCGCCAGGTCCGTGGCAGCTGCCGTTCATTGGCAGCCTGCACCACCTGGCCGGGCAGCTTCCTCACCGTGCCCTGCGCGAGCTCGCGCAGCGCCACGGGCCGGTGATGCTCCTCCGTCTGGGCGAGGTGCCCACGCTGGTGCTGTCGTCCCCGGAGGCAGCCCGCGAGGTGATGAAAATCCAGGACCTGGCGTTCGCGACGCGGCCGCTGACGCCCACCATGAGCGTAGTGACCTGCAGCGGGCGAGACATCATCTTCGCGCCGTACGGCGAGTACTGGCGCCACCTCCGGAAGATCGCCGTCACGGAGCTCCTCGTGGCGCGCCGCGTCGCCTCCTTCCGCGCCATCCGCGAGGAGGAAGTGGCGGCCATGCTGCGTGAGGTCGggtccgccgccgcggccggctgCCAGGTGGATATGCGCGCCCGGCTGTCCACGGTCGTCTCCGACATCACGTTCCGCGCCGTCATGGGCGACCGGTGCAAGCAGCGTGAGCTGTTCCTGCGAGAGCTCGACAACCTCGTTGGGCTCGCGACGGGGTTTAACCCCGTGGACCTGTGGCCGTCGTCATGGCTCGTCAGACGCTTCAGCGGCACCCTGCGCCGCGCCGAGGAGAACGAGAACCACGCCCTGGTGTACGGTATCATCAGGGGCGTTATCCAGGACCATCTCGACAGGAATAAGCAgggcgaagaagacgaggacatgcTTGACGTGCTGCTCAAAATACACAAGGATGGTGAGATCGACATGGTCGCAGTCGAAGCCGTCATCTTC GATCTCTTCGCCGCCGGCAGCGAGACATCGGCAACAACGTTGGAATGGGCCATGGCAGAGCTGGTCAAGAACCCAAGAGTGATGAAGAAGGTGACGGCCGAGGTGCGCCGAGCCTTCAAGGCCGGCGGCATGGTGATCGAGGATAGGCTCGGAGAGGTGCCGTACCTGCACCTTGTCATACGGGAGACGCTCCGTATGCACGGCccggcgccgctgctgctcccacgCGAGTGCCGGGAGCCGTGCAAGGTGATGGGCTTCGACGTGCCGAAGGGCACGCAGGTGATCGTCAACGCCTGGGCGCTGGGCCATGACGAGCGGTGCTGGCCCGACGGTACCGAGGAGTTCCGGCCGGAGCGATTCCAGGCCGGCGCcgacgcggcggcggtggatTTCAGGGGCACCGATTTCGAGCTCCTGCCGTTCGGCGCCGGCCGGAGGATGTGCCCTGGGATGGCGTTCGGCCTTGCCAGCGTGGAGCTCCCGCTCGCCAGCCTGCTGCTCCACTTCGACTGGGAAGCGCCGGACCTGGCTGGGTTCGACATGACTGAGGCGTTCGGCGTCACCGCGCGGCGGAAGGCCGACCTCCTCCTGCGCCCTTCCCTCCGCGTGCCCGTGCCAAGCCCCTGA